CTGTGGATCTCAGCCGTCCTGTCTAGATTTCCTCATATGAATGAAACTCCCGTTTCTTCATCCACGTTATGTTTGCAGTACTCCTTGGTAGAGCTGTGTGTGTTGATTAGAACATGGCAAAGGAAATCTAGATTCCACGGTTCTTATGCTTTAACAACTTATTGGAATGAAAATAATTGTCTCTGTGTCCAGCATCAGTTCATGCTCACAAGTGGATGGTGTTGGGTAAACATGAATGTGTTGTCAGCTGAGCACCCGGGAGATCTTGCAGTCTCTTAAACTCTTTCCTGAAATGCCGTTTCCTAACAGTATTTCTCATCAGTAGCTTTGGTGAACACAGATTGTTATTCAAGAGATTTTGCCTGCTATGGGgcacctttttttctcttcccacaaAACTCTACTGGTTAAACAAAGTCACCAAGTGTGTAGAATGTGGATGGTAAAATTATGTTCTTCCATCTCTGCTTTATGGAGCCTGTGGTTTAAAGGGGACGGGAATGGGTGGGGAGgagaatgtttataaaatattagtaAGGAAACTAGTCAGTATATAGGAATGTAATATCAAATGTGTAATAATTACATCGATGAAGCAGCTGTGGTTCATATGCAGTTGCTTGATTCTCACAGTGGTTCTGTGGATGGTGTAAAGTAGAAGTGGTTTCTGTTTcacagagagagcaggaataGCTAGCCAAGGCAGACGCTTACtttcacagaagcagaaaatgcCAAGAGCcgggattttctttttaaatgtctgttaCTAGAGAAGGGATATACTGCTGCAGTTCACGTGAAAAAGCTGAGTGTGTCTGGTTGATGTATGGAGGCAGTGAGCTAATGGGGGATCGTGAAGATGATGATTCTGGTTCTTAAGTGAGAGAAAGTATATCCTGTAGGAGGGTGAAATCACAGGAGAATAAATTAGATAATGGGCAGGGGAAGATACGTGAGTGAGGGCCgtgggaatgaatgaatgaatgaatgaatgaatatctcACCAAATAGTCTAGCTGTTATGAAACTATGTATCGAAGGGTAGCTTCAAACTTGCCATCCTCTGGAGCCCCGCCCTCCCacatgctaagattacaggtgtgtgtcaccatgcccaggttCAGAACCTGGATTTTAATTGAGGATTCTGCCTTATACCTGGTTCCTCTGTACTCCTGTAAATGCCATTGTATTCCAGTTAGAAGCTCTTACTGAGGTTTATTCTTGTCTGGATGAGACCCTCTTGATCCTGTCCtttgctctgtgtgtatgtgtctctgtggctTTCATATATATGTTGGGGTGGGAACTGGGAAGCTTTTTGAGATTGTCAATGATTTGGTGGGAAAGTCTTCGAAAGTAGcaaaaagggctagagagatggctcagttggtgacgTGCTTTCTCACAAgcataaaggggctggagagatggctcagttggctttctcacaagcatgagggcctgaggtTAGAACCCATGGGAAAGCCACGAGTAGAGGCACATATATGCTGAAGAGGCAGATATAGGCAGATcccaggagcttgctggccagctagcttgGCTGAATTAGCTCTCAGTtaagtgagagactctgtctcaaaaagtaagtaaGGGAGCAACTGAGAAAAACAGCTGACATTGACTTCTGACTTCATGTGCACACAGTGCATGTGTACCTGtctgaatgtgcacacacacacacacacacacacacacacacacacatccctcatAGCAGAAGATGTCCTGGACTCAGTGTAAGAAGGTAGGGGTAGCCACTTAAATATACTAGTTATTCTGGGGCAGTAGAACCGAGTTTTCTTATGTCCAATTCTAATGGCTTGCCTTCCTCCCAGAGAAATAAGAGCCTGTGATGGAGGACATCGTTGAGGATGCCTCCATCCACCGGCTGGAAGGCACCGATCTGGACTCTCAGGTTGGAGGTCTTATTTGCAAGACCAAAAGTGCAGCCAGCGAGCAACATGTCTTCAAAGCCCCTGCTCCCCGCCCTTCACTGCTGGGTCTGGACTTACTGGCGTCCCTGAAACGGAGGGAGCGAGAGGAAAAGGATGATGGGGAGGACAAGAAAAAATCCAGAGTCTCTTCTTACAAAGACTGGGAGGAGAGTAAGGATGACCAGAAGGATGCTGACGAGGAGGGCGATGAGCAGGCTGGCCGGAGTGGCCGCAAGGACAGGTAAGGGGAGAGGGTAAACATTGGTGTCAGAAGAGGCTAGCCCAGCTCTATCTCCATTTCTGATGGACACCTAAGAGCTTTAGGATTTTATTGTGGTTTTCATACTGGTGGCGGGTAGGAATTGGTAGAGATCTGTGGGGAACACTCAAAGGCATCTAAGAAGTGAAGTGGATGATGGAGCTTAAATGCCTGGGTTCTTGCTTGTACAGGCCTTTAGCACCAGGATATGCATTGGAGAGAACGCATTGCTTGTGGAAATACCCAGAGATAGAGGGAAATGTTTCCTTCTATGGAGAGCCCTTTCCCAGTTGGTCCCCCTTTTCCAGGCATTACCGATCTGCTCGGGTAGAGACTCCGTCCCACCCTGGGGGTGTGAGTGAGGAGTTTTGGGAACGCAGTcggcagagagagagggatcGGAGGGAGCATGGGGTCTATGCCTcctccaaagaagaaaaggatcGGAAGAAGGAGAAATCCCGGGATCGAGACTATGACCGCAGGAGAGACAGAGGTGAACTGCCTGTTCTCAGTCCTGTTGCCTAGTAGCATTCAAACCAGCAAGCCATTCTTTTCCTGTTACAAGAACTTTTACAATGATACCCAGTAAATGCTTGTAGTATAACTGCTTTGCTTGAGTACGTGGTTCTTGTTTTATTGTGAAAACTGGGGATAAAGGAAATGATGGGAGTTTGTAGTAGCATTGGTGCGGGAGAAAGGACAGTACTGCGGAACATAGTGATGATAGAGTCCAGCACTGGCCGCCGGAGGTCTGCTGCAGCACAAAGCTCTTCAGGATAGACACGGGACTGACTGTTTACGGTTGATTCTTGTTGGAAAGTAGCTCTGTGTGAGTTTCACCCTTTGTATCCATTAAGAGAATGTGACCGTGTGTTTCAGCGCATGGATCAtgggtgtgtgtgatggggtGTATCTGTGTGGGAGGGGAGGCATGTGCTTTTTGCCTAGTGCATGTGGCTGTGTGTTAGCAAGAGCTACACATAAAAGCCCCATGTGTGACCCTCGCAGATGAGCGGGACAGAAGTAGGCACAGCAGCAGATCGGAGCGAGACGGAGGCTCAGAGCgcagcagcagaagaaatgaGCCAGAGAGCCCTCGACATCGGCCGAAAGGTATTCGCAGCTGTCGTCTGCAGTGGCTGGCAAGGGCTCAGGTGCCTGAAAGGCAGAATGAGCAGTAGTCAGCTGTGTTGCCAGATAGTGAGTTGGAGTCCTAGTTCCATGTGACGCTCTGGAGTTAGGGGCCCTGTGCCAGGTGGGTGTGGCCCTGCCCCTCTCTTGGGTGGATGTACTTCCTGAGGGTCTAGGCTGTTTACTGCAGGGCGGGTGTGTGGCAAATGGTAGGAAACTAGAGGTGGGGGTGGATCAAGAAGGATTTCCTGGAAAAGAATGATTTGTTTTCAGATGAAGAGTTTGCAGAGAGGATTGGGTCCTTTAGTATTTTCACCAGCGGAAGGTGGACTATCGAGTTCAGTCTATAAATGGTCGTCGCTATATTGTCTATGGTAAATAAGGTCAAGGCTAGGAAAGAGGTTGCGGTTGTCAAGatcctcatgacctgagtttatcaccaggacccacatgataggagAGCTGACTCCTGAGGTTGTCACCTGACCTCTGCATTTGTGCTGTGGCACGTGCatgcacacgagcacacacagttaaataaataaatgtcattaagAAATCAGTTGggaaactgggtatggtggtttctgcctgtaatcctaacactttgGAAACCAGGCAGGAGAATTGTAAATGAGGCCGGTGTCAACTTCAGATGTCTGAAGTCGCATCTCATTGGCATTGGATGTTTACTGTGGATGTCTCTTGTGGCCCCAGATGCAGCCACCCCTTCAAGGTccacctgggaggaggaggacagcGGCTATGGCTCTTCAAGGCGCTCTCAGTGGGAATCACCCTCCCCAACACCTTCCTACCGGGACTCTGAGCGGAGCCATCGGCCCTTCACTCGAGACCGAGATAGGTAATGGATGGGTGGGCAGGTGGTAAGAGGGATGTGGGCAGGGAGAGCTTCTGGCAGAGGGGGACACAGTTGAGCTTAGTGACAGCTGACCTTGGTGTTTCCTAGGACGGTGAGGAGCAAGTACTCAGAGGACACACCTCTGCCGACCCCCTCCTACAAGTACAACGAGTGGGCTGATGACAGAAGACACTTGGGGTCAACCCCACGGCTTTCCAGGGGCCGAGGTAAggcttggaaggcagagcagaAAGACTGGTTGGTTGAGGTGGGAGGGTGGGCAGAGGTGGGGATGAGCTGGAATGGGGCTGAGTGGAGGCTACGCTCAAGAAGCTGTGCAGTATTGCGGTCCTGCTGGTCCCTGGGGTCAGCTGGAGCCGTATGGACCGACCCCTGCCATCTGCTGCCCTTTAGGACGACGAGAGGATGGCGAAGAAGGGATTTCCTTTGACACTGAAGAGGAGCGGCAGCAGTGGGAGGATGACCAGCGGGTAAAGACATTTTTGAGGGTCTGGACAGGAAGAGGTGGCTGTCCTTACAGGTGTGGGTGAAAGGAGGTGTCAGAGCCAAGGGCTCTGGGGGGCCCTCCAGTGGGACTGGGCTTGAAGAAGGTGGTTGATGCTCTTCCATCCAGTCCCTGGAACCTTTTGAGAGACAGGCTGCACAGTGAAGCCTTTGTACTGGTACAGCCGGCCAGATGTGACGCCTGTGGTGGGTGCCTCTGTGTGGTCAATGTGAGAGCTGCTGGCTCTGCATCCTGCCCTGTGAAGTCAAAGCTGTCTGCTCTCCTCCTGGCCTTCTCCGGGTCTCTTGTGCTGATCACTGGCTGCTGCTGGTGTTCTCGGACTTCTTACCAGATCCCCATTTTGCTCCCGTGTGGCTGCATCTCCCGTGTGCATGTGGCCTGTCCCTGTTCTCACGCTCTGTCTCATCCTCTGCAGCAAGCAGACCGGGACTGGTACATGATGGACGAGGGCTACGATGAGTTCCACAATCCCCTGGCCTACTCGTCTGAGGACTATGTGAGGCGGCGGGAGCAGCACCTGcacaagcagaagcagaaacgCATTTCAGCCCAGCGCAGGCAGATCAATGAGGTGAGGCTGCAGCAGTGGCTGGCACTGTCTTAGAGCAGAGGTGGGGTGTGTGGGAGGAGTCTCAGTTTGCCAAGTGATGACACCACAGAGCTGGCTGTTTACGGACAGGGCCGGGTCAGATATGCCTCTGCGGAGCAGGAGTGTGAGTGGAAGCTTTGGGTAGCTTCCCACCTGATGCCTGCTTCTCCCTTCAGCAGTACTCGGGGTGTGTTTGTGGTCTATTAAGGCTGGTGCCCAGCTGCTTCTTGGGACAAAGTACTGCAAGTGCCTCAACTTTAGTAGTGACATCTGTCTTAGGAACTGCAGGATGTAGAGCCCCATTGAGATTCTATCACCCGGGGACTGGCCTGCTAACCTTCCAAGGTCACCTCTTAGTTCCAGGCTGACTGTGGCTCCCCTTGTGTCCCCACAGGATAATGAGCGCTGGGAGACAAACCGAATGCTCACCAGTGGGGTGGTCCATCGGCTGGAGGTAGATGAGGACTTTGAAGAGGACAATGCGGCCAAGGTGCATCTGATGGTGCACAACCTGGTGCCTCCTTTCCTGGATGGGCGCATTGTCTTCACCAAGCAGGTAAGTAAGGCTTCGGAGGCCAGAGCCTGGGAAGTTGGAAAGCactgaagaggagaggaagaaaggatcgGGTCAGGTCATGTGTCGGTTCGAGGACCAGTGACTCTTTCATAGGCCCATGTACAGCAGGCCCTCTGCTAGACTTTAGTGACCACTGAGgaatttctcttcctcccctactTCCTGCAGCcagagcctgtaatcccagtgaagGATGCCACCTCGGACCTGGCCATTATTGCTCGGAAAGGCAGCCAGACAGTCCGCAAGCACAGGGAACAAAAGGAGCGGAGGAAGGTTGGTGTCTTCCTACCCGGGCTGaggtctgtgtgtttcttttcttactcCTCTTAAATGTCTCAAGACTGCACGCAGACTTCCCCTGGCAGGCAGAGGACATATTACATGAGTCAAGAAGCAGCCCAAGGAGGCCACTGGGCTCTACTCAGTCCTTAGTGAAGGCAACCACAGGCCCTGACACTGGGTGCTGGAGGCTTGGCACTACCAGTGCCTTGTGGGCGTTTACTATCTGCCAGATGAAGCCTACTCTCCACCGGAATTGCTTCTGCTGCCTACGATCTTACCAGAAGAGAAGCGACTTAACTCTTGTTGTCTTCCCAGGCTCAACACAAACACTGGGAACTGGCAGGGACCAAACTCGGAGACATAATGGGTGTCAAAAAGGAGGAAGAGCCGGATAAATCTGTGATGGAAGATGGGAAAGTGGACTACAGGTGGGTAGTTGTGGTCAGCAGCACATGTGCTCCCAGGTTGTGGCGCGTGTCTGACTCTTGGCTGCTTTTTGATCCCTTCCTTCAAGTCTCTTGTCTGCTGACCTTAGGTTCCTCCCCTGTCACCAGTGTTGCTGAAGTGATGCTtgtatagactgagcaggttaggGAATTTGCTTGAGGGTACCCAGCTAGGAAGTGGAGGTTCAGTTTAGCCCCAGCTAGGCCTGAGCGGGAGCCCCACTCTTTGAAGTGGTCCCCATGGGAAGGCAGAATTTCTTCCCGTGGTCAGATTTTAGTATGTTACGGTAAGGAGGAACTGGTTTTCACAGGGCTTTTTAAATACTAGGGACTCCCTGTTTTGGTGTACCGTCTCTGTTCGTAGAGGTTTTATGCAGCTGCAGAGTCACTGCTTAGTGGAGTCCCTGCGTTGGGTAGGTGCCAGACTCAAATGTCCCTTTCACTTCTCATCCTTTAAATCATGCCATGTCCCATGGAAACATCATCTTGACGTAATAGTTCTTTGTACCTCTGTGTGCAGTGTCCTACATAAGAAGTTGGTAGTCAGTCCTTGCTGGTCTCTGGGTCATTTGGTCCCTTAGGTTTCAGTTGTCAGGCGACCAGGAGGACTGGCTGAAATTAGAAATAGACACTTGAAGGAGCTTGGGGCAGATGTGAGGGAGGAAAGGACCCTTGGGGAAGGTAGGTGGAAAGGTTTTGGAACATGACCGTGTACCAGACACTGATTGCTTACATGGAAACAAGGCAAATATAAGCGAGCTGTTCCCACAGTTCCTTGGAAATGAGGCCTTTGCACTGTGCAGCCCTACCAAGGTGAGGGAGGAATTCTGATCTGTGTCCTGTACTGTGtagccagcacttggaagattcCTGCAGTTATGTAAAGTGTGCTGAAATTGCCGGGGGTCTTCTCTCTCAGATAGTGATCTGTTGGTTAATTTCAGCTCCTCTTCTGGTCACCCTTGTTTAGGACGGCTGATCTGCCCACTTGAAAGTCTGCTCTCTGGTCCTTGTTAGCTGTTTGATCATGGCTCTGGCTGTGTCTGATGGATGATGGGATCTTGTGCCGTGGTCTGCTCCTTAGGCCCAGTGCGATGCAGTCTTGGATGGCCAGGCTGCTGTGGTGTCTGGGGAGTGATTGCTTCTTGTTGCAGTTGTTCACATTCTTgggagtaagaaggaaagcaaCTAACTTAACCCTGAGGGAAGTGTGGGGCAGTCATACGTGCTGTTGTGTTTTCCAGGACAGAGCAGAAGTTTGCGGATCACATGAAGGAGAAAAGTGAGGCCAGCAGTGAGTTTGCAAAGAAGAAGTCGATCCTGGAGCAGAGGCAGTACCTGCCCATCTTTGCGGTGCGGCAGGAGCTTCTCACCATCATCAGGTAATGGTCCTGGGCCCTGACCCAGTGAGCAGCTTCTAACTGGGACGGGAAGTATTTATTTCCCTAGTGGGTTGGCTTAGGTTGTGCCACATGAAGTAGATGACCTACTTCCTTTAGTAAGATGACCTACTTCCTTTAGTAAGATGACCTACTTCCTTTAGTAAGATGATCTACTTCCTTTAGTGCTTCAGGTTCAGCTTGGCTGTGTCCCAGATGTTTCATGTGgtggcttttttctttattaattatttattatatatatatatatagcatctgcctgcatgtatccttgcaggccagaagagtgtaccaggtcttattacagatggttgtgagccaccatgtggttgctgggaattgaactcaggacctttggaagaacagtcagtgctcttaacctctgagccacctctccagccccgtggTAGCTTCTTAAGAGGCTGGTGTTTGGTGACATTCTCTCTGGTCAAGCATGCTTTTTGAAGAGCGAGGCTTTACCAGAGGCAGCAAGGCTTCTTAAGGCTTCTTAGGGAGTTTTTCTCAAGCTTGGCTTTCTACTCAGGCTGCTCAGTGTTTTGTTTGCTCTTACTTGTAGAGATAACAGCATTGTGATTGTGGTTGGGGAGACAGGGAGCGGCAAGACCACTCAGCTGACCCAGTACTTGCATGAAGATGGCTACACGGATTATGGGATGATCGGGTGTACCCAGCCCCGGCGTGTGGCTGCCATGTCAGTGGCCAAGAGAGTCAGTGAAGAGATGGGGGGAAACCTTGGCGAAGAGGTGAGTGGGCGTGAAGTCTGAGTCATGTAGCTTTTCCCTCATAGCTTCTGCCACTTGTGCTAGAGGCTGTGGGTTGCTTAAGCTGGACCCCGGTGTGCAGGGCTAACAGTGAGTAGCGGCTACTTCTGAGCTGTGTCTCTGACCCCTAGGTGGGTTACGCCATTCGTTTTGAAGACTGCACTTCTGAGAACACCTTGATCAAATACATGACTGACGGGATCCTGCTCCGGGAGTCCCTCCGGGAGGCTGACCTGGACCACTACAGTGCTATCATTATGGATGAGGCCCATGAACGGTCCCTCAACACCGACGTGCTCTTTGGGCTGCTCCGGGAGGTAAGGGCTGCCAGGTCTGTTCCTTCTTGTTGCTGAGGTGCTCTGAGCGAGTTCCTCTGAAGCCCCCGTGTCACCTGGTCAGCCCTGCTGGCACCTTTCTGCTGATGTCGTAGTTCCAACATTCAGTCTCTAGGATTGGTAAACCTAATGCACACTCTCCAGCCTTGGCTTCTGCTTTCCTTGTGGTAACACGTTGAGTCTGGACGTCCCAAGTCCACAGCCACCCCTGTTGACCCCTTCTCTAGGTTGTGGCTCGGCGTTCAGACCTGAAGCTCATCGTCACATCAGCTACTATGGATGCAGATAAATTTGCTGCCTTTTTTGGGAATGTACCCATTTTCCACATCCCTGGGCGTACCTTTCCTGTGGACATCCTCTTCAGCAAGGTACAGAGGCCTCTGTCCTTTGGCATGCTCTGGTGAAAAGGCAGCTGGAGGAGGTGGGTGCAGATTTGGGGAAGATGTCGTCAGTGCCATGTGGCGGATGGGGCAGCCTGCAGCTCCGGAGCTCAGGTGTACACAGACCTGTGCTCTGAGGAAGGTTTTATGCCCTTGTTTCTGAAGTAAGGACCCGGGGAGATACCAGTTCCAACTGTAAGGGCCACGGCAGTCAGACTCATCCTGAGATTGGCCTCCCCAAGTCCAGGGCTGTAGCCCAGACAGGTGACAGAGCTGTGTGTCCTCTGGAGGCTGCTGgcctctgctgccattgttcccTTCTCACTGCCCTCTGCCGGTGTTGCAGACCCCACAGGAAGATTACGTGGAGGCTGCGGTGAAGCAGTCCTTGCAGGTCCACCTGTCTGGGGCCCCTGGGGACATCCTTATTTTCATGCCTGGCCAAGAAGACATTGAGGTGAGTGCTTGGGCCACCACTGGGGTAGATGGGTAGAACCTGTGCTTGAGAATGTGGGTCTCCAAGGTCTCATGATTTCTCCTGTGCCTTAGGTGACGTCTGACCAGATTGTGGAGCACCTGGAAGAACTGGAGAACGCGCCTGCCTTGGCCGTGCTGCCCATCTACTCccagttgccttctgacctccaggccAAAATCTTCCAGAAGGTGTGATGGGGACCTTAGGTTTGGGTGTCTCCTGGTGTCCCACAAAGGAGGGCAAGAGGAGGGATGTCCCTttcctgcaagagcagctgggAAGTGGGCTTTTCTTGACTCTTCGGTCTTTCTCTCCCCATGTCTTGATTGGCCCTAGGCTCCAGATGGCGTCCGGAAATGTATTGTTGCTACCAACATTGCGGAGACATCTCTGACTGTTGATGGCATTATGTTTGTTATTGACTCTGGCTACTGCAAGTTAAAGGTAAGGGATGGTGCAGGAGGCAGGATTCTGGGCTTCACCCAGAGGCTCTCAGTCAGGCCCTGGTCCTCTCTGTCAGGTACAGAGACAGAGTGGCAGAGGTGTTAGGTTAATATTTAGTGACCACTGATCTTGCCATGTGTTTGGTTCAGCTAATCCTTGTGGTAACTTGATGGTATAGATAATTCAAGTAACTCTGTAGTGGTCACAGAGCTGATATTGATGGAGAAACCTATGAGGCTTTGCTGAGTCTCGTGGCTCTAACGCAACGATCACTTGAGTTACTAAGACACTTCTCTGTGATGAGTACTAACTGGGTTTGCCTTTGTCTCGGGgctgcttttctttcccctcacTCTGTCCTGATCAGTTCTTTTGTGTCCCCTACTAGGTCTTCAACCCCAGGATTGGGATGGATGCTCTGCAGATTTACCCCATTAGCCAGGCCAACGCCAACCAGAGGTCAGGGAGAGCTGGCAGGACGGGCCCAGGTCAGTGTTTCAGGTAGGAGCCCTGTGCCAGCCTGCTCCCTA
This is a stretch of genomic DNA from Arvicola amphibius chromosome 15, mArvAmp1.2, whole genome shotgun sequence. It encodes these proteins:
- the Dhx38 gene encoding pre-mRNA-splicing factor ATP-dependent RNA helicase PRP16, whose translation is MEDIVEDASIHRLEGTDLDSQVGGLICKTKSAASEQHVFKAPAPRPSLLGLDLLASLKRREREEKDDGEDKKKSRVSSYKDWEESKDDQKDADEEGDEQAGRSGRKDRHYRSARVETPSHPGGVSEEFWERSRQRERDRREHGVYASSKEEKDRKKEKSRDRDYDRRRDRDERDRSRHSSRSERDGGSERSSRRNEPESPRHRPKDAATPSRSTWEEEDSGYGSSRRSQWESPSPTPSYRDSERSHRPFTRDRDRTVRSKYSEDTPLPTPSYKYNEWADDRRHLGSTPRLSRGRGRREDGEEGISFDTEEERQQWEDDQRQADRDWYMMDEGYDEFHNPLAYSSEDYVRRREQHLHKQKQKRISAQRRQINEDNERWETNRMLTSGVVHRLEVDEDFEEDNAAKVHLMVHNLVPPFLDGRIVFTKQPEPVIPVKDATSDLAIIARKGSQTVRKHREQKERRKAQHKHWELAGTKLGDIMGVKKEEEPDKSVMEDGKVDYRTEQKFADHMKEKSEASSEFAKKKSILEQRQYLPIFAVRQELLTIIRDNSIVIVVGETGSGKTTQLTQYLHEDGYTDYGMIGCTQPRRVAAMSVAKRVSEEMGGNLGEEVGYAIRFEDCTSENTLIKYMTDGILLRESLREADLDHYSAIIMDEAHERSLNTDVLFGLLREVVARRSDLKLIVTSATMDADKFAAFFGNVPIFHIPGRTFPVDILFSKTPQEDYVEAAVKQSLQVHLSGAPGDILIFMPGQEDIEVTSDQIVEHLEELENAPALAVLPIYSQLPSDLQAKIFQKAPDGVRKCIVATNIAETSLTVDGIMFVIDSGYCKLKVFNPRIGMDALQIYPISQANANQRSGRAGRTGPGQCFRLYTQSAYKNELLTTTVPEIQRTNLANVVLLLKSLGVQDLLQFHFMDPPPEDNMLNSMYQLWILGALDNTGGLTSTGRLMVEFPLDPALSKMLIVSCDMGCSSEILLIVSMLSVPAIFYRPKGREEESDQIREKFAVPESDHLTYLNVYLQWKNNNYSTIWCNDHFIHAKAMRKVREVRAQLKDIMVQQRMSLASCGTDWDIVRKCICAAYFHQAAKLKGIGEYVNIRTGMPCHLHPTSSLFGMGYTPDYIVYHELVMTTKEYMQCVTAVDGEWLAELGPMFYSVKQAGKSRQENRRRAKEEASAMEEEMALAEEQLRARRQEQEKRSPLGSVRSTKIYTPGRKEQGEPMTPRRTPARFGL